In Xiphophorus couchianus chromosome 24, X_couchianus-1.0, whole genome shotgun sequence, a single genomic region encodes these proteins:
- the gpr37l1b gene encoding G-protein coupled receptor 37-like 1 gives MAPSFVILLCLYLPLQFIHAKTVEQQDKQQSNPHKSPNSVQLEALHLKSGKQLNPADDAFNPEHSPPVPDMVDLDRRVRLARGADEDEQQSTFSHSFENEWVTMPQLTEFSNTTRVELNRRDEINLQANTSNPDDEGPLNPFFPLVESSYVAYVVLFLAGLVLAVGVVANMAVMCVVWNNYYMRSAWNYLLASIAFWDFLVLVVCLPVVVFNHLSHRRILGDITCRLVPYMEIASLGVTSFTLCALGIDRFHSATSSPQQKARRVERCRSVLLKMLLVWLSALLLSSPEIFLWQLSQAVSPSTGRMVDTCTITPSSPLSLYLPDSLHSLLLRYHQGRMWWCFGCYFCLPVLFTVLCQMATRNVNSDSSSAQKQRNHDDRANSQKRQQHQAVERQLNCTLLALAVVYGICALPEHVCNITLAYTHITVSEGTAAILVLLHHFLLFLKCAVTPVLLLCLCKALGQAFMDCCCCCCQECQPTTAQDSPGSAQVKLKAANETSIFFDKAKDTTAILSISS, from the exons ATGGCTCCATCATTTGTTATTTTGCTCTGTCTTTACCTCCCGCTGCAGTTCATTCATGCAAAGACTGTTGAGCAACAGGACAAGCAACAGAGCAATCCCCATAAATCCCCCAACAGCGTCCAGCTGGAGGCTCTTCACCTGAAGAGCGGGAAGCAGTTAAACCCTGCAGACGATGCCTTCAACCCTGAACACAGCCCCCCTGTACCCGACATGGTGGACCTGGACCGCCGGGTCCGCCTGGCCCGCGGCGCAGACGAGGATGAGCAGCAGTCCACCTTCAGCCACTCCTTTGAGAACGAGTGGGTGACGATGCCTCAACTCACAGAGTTCAGCAACACAACCAGGGTAGAACTGAACCGCAGAGACGAGATCAACCTCCAGGCAAATACCTCCAACCCCGACGACGAGGGTCCCCTCAACCCGTTTTTCCCGCTGGTGGAGAGCTCGTACGTGGCGTACGTGGTTCTGTTCCTGGCCGGCCTGGTGCTGGCTGTGGGCGTGGTGGCCAACATGGCGGTCATGTGTGTGGTTTGGAACAACTACTACATGAGGTCCGCCTGGAACTACCTGCTGGCCAGCATAGCATTCTGGGACTTCCTGGTCCTGGTGGTCTGCCTTCCAGTGGTGGTGTTCAACCACCTGTCCCACCGGAGGATCCTGGGCGACATCACCTGCCGCTTGGTGCCGTACATGGAG ATAGCGTCTCTCGGTGTAACCTCCTTCACGCTGTGCGCCCTGGGGATCGACCGTTTCCACTCTGCCACCTCCTCGCCCCAGCAGAAGGCCCGGCGGGTGGAGCGCTGCCGCTCCGTTCTGCTGAAGATGCTGCTGGTTTGGCTCTCGGCTCTGCTGCTGTCCAGCCCAGAAATCTTCCTGTGGCAGCTGAGCCAGGCAGTGTCTCCGTCCACCGGAAGGATGGTGGACACCTGCACCATCACCCCGTCCTCCCCACTGTCCCTGTACCTGCCCGACTCCCTCCACTCCCTGCTCCTCAGGTACCACCAG GGTCGCATGTGGTGGTGTTTCGGCTGCTACTTCTGCCTCCCCGTCCTCTTCACCGTCCTCTGCCAGATGGCGACTCGCAACGTCAACAGCGACTCCAGCTCTGCCCAGAAGCAGCGTAACCATGACGACCGCGCCAACAGCCAGAAGCGCCAGCAGCACCAGGCGGTGGAGCGGCAGCTGAACTGCACCCTGCTGGCGCTAGCCGTGGTTTATGGGATCTGCGCTCTGCCAGAACATGTCTGCAACATCACCCTGGCCTACACGCATATCACCGTCTCTGAGGGCACGGCAGCCATTCTGGTGCTgttacatcacttcctgttgttccTAAAATGCGCAGTGACGCCGGTGCTGCTGCTGTGTCTGTGTAAG GCTCTTGGTCAGGCCTTCAtggactgctgctgctgctgctgtcaggaGTGTCAGCCAACCACGGCCCAGGATTCACCAGGCTCCGCCCAGGTCAAACTGAAGGCAGCCAATGAGACTTCCATCTTCTTTGACAAGGCTAAAGACACGACGGCCatcttgtccatctccagctAG
- the LOC114141112 gene encoding ADP-ribosylation factor-like protein 8A, producing the protein MIALINKLLDWFKALFWKEEMELTLVGLQYSGKTTFVNVIASGQFSEDMIPTVGFNMRKITKGNVTIKLWDIGGQPRFRSMWERYCRGVSAIVYMVDAADPEKIEASKNELHNLLDKPQLQGIPVLVLGNKRDLPGALDEKELIERMNLSAIQDREICCYSISCKEKDNIDITLQWLIQHSRTKRSS; encoded by the exons ATGATCGCGCTGATCAACAAACTCCTGGACTGGTTCAAGGCTCTGTTCTGGAAGGAGGAGATGGAGCTGACCCTGGTGGGGTTGCAGTACTCCGGGAAGACCACCTTTGTGAATGTGATAGCG tcgGGTCAGTTCAGCGAAGACATGATTCCTACGGTGGGATTCAACATGAGGAAGATCACCAAGGGCAACGTCACCATCAAG CTGTGGGACATCGGCGGCCAGCCTCGCTTCAGGAGCATGTGGGAGCGCTACTGCCGGGGCGTCAGCGCCATCGT CTACATGGTGGACGCAGCCGATCCCGAGAAGATCGAAGCCTCCAAGAACGAACTGCACAACCTGTTGGACAAACCGCAGCTGCAGGGGATTCCT gttctggttctgggcaACAAGCGGGACCTGCCAGGCGCTCTGGACGAGAAGGAGCTCATAGAGAGGAT GAACCTGTCGGCCATCCAGGACAGAGAGATCTGCTGCTACTCCATTTCCTGCAAGGAGAAAGACAACATTG ACATCACTCTGCAGTGGCTGATCCAACACTCCAGGACCAAGAGGAGTTCCTGA